In one Spirosoma rigui genomic region, the following are encoded:
- a CDS encoding phytoene desaturase family protein, whose product MKTVAVIGAGIAGIAASIRLAVAGYAVDVYEANPYPGGKLSTFEHITADGRLYRFDAGPSLFTMPHLVDELFLLAGRNPADYFTYSRLDETCRYFWDDGTRLTAWADHIRFGREIERVLGEPADHLHAHLADSALKYDVTEKLFLHRSLHKVSTWFNRDALRGYLNMPRLGVFSTMNRANERRFRHPKLVQLFNRYATYNGSDPYQTPATLNIIPHLEYNIGAFFPKDGMVSITDSLVRLAEELGVRFHYNTRVTEILTEGKRVLGLTTLSSSSLPQTEGNKLPEAVHPSASHAPQRRAADLVISNMDVVSTFRKLLPRARQPERILRQPKSSSGLIFYWGIRGAFPELDLHNIFFSNDYKTEFNTLFGNHQLADDPTIYLNITAKHKPDDAPPGCENWFILLNAPNNTGQDWDTIIEQARASVIRKLSHALGVDVGALIETESVLDPRSIESRTSSSQGALYGNSSNNRFAAFLRHANFSHEFANLYFVGGSVHPGGGIPLCLLSAKIAVELATNS is encoded by the coding sequence GTGAAGACGGTTGCGGTTATTGGGGCTGGCATTGCCGGCATTGCTGCCTCGATCCGGCTGGCTGTGGCGGGCTATGCGGTCGATGTGTATGAGGCTAACCCGTATCCGGGGGGTAAACTGTCGACGTTCGAGCACATAACGGCCGACGGACGGCTGTATCGGTTCGATGCCGGTCCCTCGCTGTTCACGATGCCCCATCTGGTTGATGAGCTGTTCCTGCTTGCCGGGCGAAACCCCGCCGATTACTTCACGTATAGCCGCCTGGATGAAACCTGTCGTTACTTTTGGGACGACGGTACCCGCCTGACCGCCTGGGCCGATCATATCCGGTTTGGCCGGGAGATAGAACGCGTACTGGGTGAGCCCGCCGACCACCTGCACGCTCACCTTGCCGATAGTGCCCTCAAGTACGACGTTACCGAGAAGCTGTTCCTGCACCGGTCGCTCCATAAAGTTTCGACCTGGTTCAACCGGGACGCCCTGCGTGGTTACCTGAACATGCCCAGATTAGGAGTATTCAGCACAATGAATCGGGCCAATGAGCGCCGGTTCAGGCACCCCAAACTGGTTCAGCTGTTCAACCGCTACGCTACCTATAACGGCTCTGATCCGTACCAGACGCCGGCCACGCTGAATATCATCCCGCACCTGGAGTACAATATCGGTGCTTTCTTTCCCAAAGACGGCATGGTTAGTATCACCGACAGCCTGGTCCGGCTGGCCGAAGAGCTGGGTGTCCGGTTTCACTACAACACCCGGGTTACGGAAATCCTGACGGAAGGGAAGCGGGTATTGGGGTTGACAACCCTTTCCTCGTCCTCGCTTCCCCAGACCGAGGGGAACAAACTGCCGGAAGCCGTCCATCCGTCAGCTTCCCACGCTCCCCAACGGAGAGCTGCTGACCTGGTTATCTCTAATATGGACGTTGTCAGTACGTTCCGGAAGCTGCTGCCCAGAGCCCGTCAGCCGGAACGTATCCTGCGCCAGCCCAAATCCAGCTCGGGGCTCATATTTTACTGGGGTATCCGGGGGGCGTTTCCTGAGCTGGACCTTCATAATATTTTCTTCAGCAATGACTACAAGACCGAATTCAATACGTTGTTCGGGAACCATCAACTGGCCGACGATCCAACGATCTACCTGAATATAACTGCCAAACACAAGCCCGACGATGCTCCGCCCGGCTGCGAAAACTGGTTTATTCTGCTCAATGCGCCCAATAATACGGGCCAGGACTGGGACACCATCATTGAGCAGGCCCGCGCCAGTGTCATTCGCAAGCTGAGTCACGCACTGGGGGTAGATGTGGGTGCGCTGATCGAAACCGAATCAGTGCTGGACCCCCGTAGTATTGAGTCGCGCACGTCATCGTCGCAGGGCGCGTTGTACGGAAACAGTTCCAACAACCGGTTTGCGGCTTTCCTGCGCCACGCTAATTTCTCGCACGAATTCGCCAATTTATATTTTGTGGGCGGTAGTGTGCATCCGGGTGGTGGTATCCCCCTTTGCCTGTTGTCGGCAAAGATTGCGGTCGAGCTGGCAACAAATAGCTAG
- a CDS encoding low temperature requirement protein A has product MPDSRLSNVPRLRSAEKDDIRRTTWAELLNDLVFTVIVAQLAQRLLISISGFSLGGFFLLYIPVWWLWNGETHYSTRFDTDRDVVHRALGSLQLLGLLVLAATIPRALEINTSSMIYALTYSGVRLILLIEYGRAWLYVPEARPYIRHICLGFGLSALMWITSAFVPEPFRYGVWAVALLIELGTPLTSAGGRLHNKFPPDVRHLPERYGLFTLIVLGQAVTSAAQGLIKSGFEISTVVATMLGGIIIIGLWWAYFDRLDDDAVRQVSAGRSARPYTAWLYLHLPLTIALTMVGVALTLTIEGVDAPVLSSPVQWLLAGSVAGYFLIEAGISLTTLFAGPSHPSFVRGISVRLALAVILIGIRLTTSLNTLTLLGITTALIVSLILSDQFGPDAPDSSERIKP; this is encoded by the coding sequence ATGCCAGATTCCAGGTTATCGAACGTACCCCGACTTCGTTCCGCTGAAAAAGATGATATCCGGCGTACGACCTGGGCCGAATTACTCAATGACCTGGTATTTACGGTCATTGTGGCCCAGTTGGCCCAGCGACTGCTGATCTCCATCAGTGGGTTCTCACTGGGCGGCTTTTTCCTGTTGTACATACCCGTCTGGTGGCTCTGGAACGGGGAAACGCATTATTCAACCCGCTTCGACACAGATCGTGATGTTGTTCACCGCGCCCTGGGCAGCCTCCAGCTGCTGGGTCTGCTGGTACTGGCCGCCACGATTCCAAGGGCGCTGGAGATCAATACGTCGTCCATGATCTATGCGCTTACCTACTCGGGGGTGCGCCTTATTTTACTGATCGAGTACGGCCGGGCCTGGCTGTACGTACCGGAGGCCCGGCCCTACATCCGTCATATCTGCCTCGGTTTCGGACTGTCGGCCCTGATGTGGATTACCTCCGCCTTCGTGCCCGAACCGTTCCGCTACGGTGTGTGGGCGGTGGCTTTACTGATTGAGTTAGGCACCCCGCTGACCTCGGCGGGTGGACGGCTTCATAACAAATTCCCACCCGATGTGCGGCACTTACCCGAACGGTATGGGCTATTTACACTCATCGTACTGGGACAGGCGGTCACCAGCGCAGCGCAGGGCCTGATTAAAAGCGGTTTTGAAATCAGTACGGTTGTAGCAACGATGCTGGGCGGCATCATCATCATTGGCCTGTGGTGGGCCTACTTTGACCGACTCGATGACGATGCTGTACGGCAGGTGAGTGCCGGCCGCAGTGCCCGGCCGTATACGGCCTGGCTGTATTTACACCTTCCTCTGACGATAGCTCTGACGATGGTGGGTGTCGCGTTGACCCTGACAATCGAAGGAGTCGACGCACCCGTATTATCGTCACCGGTTCAGTGGCTTCTTGCCGGGTCGGTGGCGGGGTACTTTCTGATTGAAGCAGGCATCAGTCTCACAACACTTTTTGCGGGGCCGTCGCACCCAAGTTTCGTACGCGGTATATCCGTACGGCTGGCGTTGGCGGTTATTCTGATCGGTATTCGCCTGACAACTTCCCTGAACACCCTGACGCTGCTCGGTATTACAACCGCCCTTATCGTCAGTCTCATTTTAAGTGACCAATTCGGTCCTGATGCCCCCGACAGCAGCGAGCGAATCAAGCCCTAG
- a CDS encoding PAS domain-containing protein, protein MPAAQPVSLSLSQLFDALPDGVVYFQPVRDAVDQQIIDFEVAYANPATYRAANNQYKTAPGTSVRYDNQHDPAITQRMLAQLTAILETGQPDEFERYNPIMGEWLSVSRTKAGDGVLTVTRIITASKQAAINNEQQQALLSSILNTSLNATFVHEAIRDESGQIQDFRVLLVNERARQDVISRLGIDPMGKTLLTVNPSSREKGQFNLFCQVIETGVPIQVEQFYQNVQESWYNTAITKLNDGVVVTGIDITTQKRNALEAERQSSEIKRQSDFVNNVLDGSISGIIAAESIRNPAGEITDFRFLTANQAAFTLLGKTADELLGNTVLTMFPGHKETGLFALYTDTAQTGKPGHKQVYYHLDGLDFWLDVTARKLDDGLVITFTDVSEAKRGELALEQTKADLQAVIDSSQTGIFVFSPVYDEQGDVVNFRFKIINRMVAALIGESPAAITGALASDWFTSYRETSTFTHYKHTLRTGEEQRFDVNYNVDGLDVWFDVKSVRFGDDVLVTFTDYTDLKRAQLALEQVSADNKRQAELLNRVLDGSINGIMAFESVRDEAGVITDFIFLSSNEAANRMVNRPDGELVGKRLLSVFPGNKESGLLQQYINTVETGEQTRVETHYTLDGLDIWFAISAQKLGDGFVVTFSDISEVKRSAKFIERSAAELQMVIDTSQTGIFLLSPVRDPSGEVYDFRFRLANRMLASYVGQEPTTVVGSLAGRWFPDYKTNGLFDAYLKTYLTGEDQRFDIHYHGSGIDAWLDILTSKVEDEVLVTFGDYTPLKRMQQRLESSIIDLQRSNANLEQFAYVASHDLQEPLRKIQAFGDIIETQYGPVIGEQGADMIRRMQSAAARMQILIKDVLAYSRIATKRDSIVSVDLNLLLAEVLDDLETAIADQQAIVTVDPMPIVTGDAGQLRQLFQNVLSNALKFTKTYHTAGVSLPPEGGALIRVSTRTVRGRDSGFITAPGDVDKLFHLIEIDDNGIGFEPHQADRIFQVFQRLHNRSTYQGTGIGLAVVKKVTENHNGYIQAIGRPGDGATIRILLPV, encoded by the coding sequence ATGCCTGCCGCTCAGCCCGTTTCTCTTTCGTTGTCTCAATTATTCGATGCATTGCCCGATGGTGTTGTCTACTTTCAGCCGGTACGGGATGCCGTTGATCAGCAGATTATCGATTTTGAAGTAGCCTACGCTAATCCGGCAACGTACAGAGCCGCCAATAACCAATACAAGACCGCTCCCGGCACCTCCGTTCGGTACGACAACCAGCATGATCCAGCCATTACCCAGCGAATGCTGGCCCAACTGACAGCCATTCTCGAAACCGGACAGCCCGACGAGTTCGAACGCTACAATCCGATCATGGGCGAGTGGCTGTCCGTGTCGCGTACCAAAGCCGGCGACGGTGTACTGACGGTGACCCGTATCATTACCGCCAGCAAACAGGCTGCTATCAATAATGAACAACAGCAAGCGTTGCTGAGCAGTATCCTGAATACGTCGCTCAATGCGACCTTCGTGCACGAGGCCATCCGCGACGAGTCCGGACAGATTCAGGATTTCAGGGTGCTGCTGGTCAATGAGCGGGCGCGGCAGGACGTCATTAGCCGGCTGGGTATTGATCCGATGGGTAAAACCCTGCTGACGGTTAACCCCAGTTCCCGGGAAAAGGGCCAGTTCAACCTGTTCTGCCAAGTCATAGAAACGGGCGTACCCATTCAGGTAGAGCAGTTTTACCAGAACGTACAGGAATCCTGGTACAACACGGCCATCACCAAGCTGAACGACGGGGTGGTTGTGACGGGTATCGATATTACCACCCAGAAACGTAATGCCCTGGAAGCCGAACGGCAGTCCAGCGAGATAAAGCGGCAGAGCGATTTTGTCAATAACGTGCTGGACGGTTCGATCAGTGGCATCATTGCCGCCGAATCGATCCGTAATCCGGCAGGAGAGATCACCGATTTTCGGTTCTTGACGGCTAACCAGGCGGCCTTCACGCTACTCGGCAAAACCGCCGATGAATTGTTGGGCAACACCGTGCTCACCATGTTTCCCGGGCACAAAGAAACGGGTCTGTTTGCGCTCTATACCGATACTGCACAAACCGGCAAACCGGGCCACAAACAAGTGTACTACCACCTGGATGGACTCGACTTCTGGCTCGACGTAACGGCGCGTAAACTCGACGACGGGCTGGTCATTACGTTTACCGATGTATCGGAAGCCAAGCGGGGAGAACTGGCGCTGGAACAAACCAAGGCCGACCTGCAGGCCGTGATTGATAGCTCACAGACGGGTATTTTCGTGTTTAGCCCGGTCTATGATGAGCAGGGGGACGTCGTCAATTTCCGGTTCAAGATCATCAACCGGATGGTAGCCGCTCTGATTGGCGAATCACCCGCAGCTATCACCGGAGCGCTGGCTTCCGATTGGTTTACCAGCTACCGGGAAACGTCGACCTTCACGCATTACAAACACACTCTGCGCACAGGTGAGGAGCAGCGCTTCGACGTGAACTACAATGTTGATGGGCTCGATGTCTGGTTTGATGTTAAATCAGTCAGGTTTGGCGACGATGTGCTCGTTACGTTCACCGACTACACGGATCTGAAACGGGCTCAACTGGCGCTGGAACAGGTATCGGCCGACAACAAGCGGCAGGCCGAACTATTGAACAGGGTGCTCGACGGCTCCATTAATGGTATTATGGCGTTTGAGTCGGTGCGGGATGAGGCCGGTGTCATTACCGACTTCATCTTTCTATCCAGCAACGAAGCCGCCAACCGTATGGTGAACCGCCCGGACGGCGAACTGGTGGGCAAACGGTTACTATCGGTATTCCCCGGCAATAAAGAATCCGGACTGCTCCAGCAATACATCAATACAGTAGAAACGGGTGAGCAAACCCGCGTGGAAACCCACTACACGCTCGACGGGCTGGATATATGGTTCGCCATATCGGCCCAGAAACTGGGGGATGGGTTTGTGGTGACGTTCTCCGACATATCGGAAGTAAAACGGTCGGCCAAATTCATCGAACGGTCGGCGGCTGAACTTCAAATGGTCATCGATACTTCCCAAACCGGCATTTTTCTGCTGAGTCCCGTTCGTGACCCGTCGGGTGAGGTTTATGATTTCCGTTTCAGGCTGGCCAACCGGATGCTGGCCAGCTACGTTGGGCAGGAGCCGACGACCGTTGTGGGGTCACTGGCGGGACGCTGGTTTCCGGACTACAAAACCAACGGCCTGTTCGATGCCTACCTGAAGACCTATCTCACCGGCGAAGACCAACGGTTCGATATTCACTACCATGGGAGCGGTATCGATGCGTGGCTTGATATTCTGACGTCGAAAGTAGAGGACGAAGTGCTGGTAACCTTTGGCGATTATACCCCACTCAAGCGGATGCAGCAACGCCTTGAATCGTCCATCATCGATTTGCAGCGATCCAACGCCAACCTGGAGCAGTTTGCCTACGTTGCCAGCCACGATCTGCAGGAACCACTTCGCAAGATCCAGGCCTTCGGTGATATTATCGAAACGCAATATGGACCCGTCATTGGCGAACAGGGGGCCGATATGATCCGGCGCATGCAGTCGGCAGCGGCCCGGATGCAGATCCTCATCAAGGACGTACTGGCCTACTCACGCATTGCCACGAAGCGTGATTCCATCGTCTCGGTAGATCTGAATTTACTGCTGGCCGAAGTACTTGATGATCTCGAAACGGCCATTGCCGATCAGCAAGCCATCGTAACGGTTGATCCAATGCCTATCGTTACCGGCGATGCGGGGCAACTGCGGCAGTTGTTCCAGAACGTGCTCAGTAATGCGCTCAAGTTTACCAAAACATACCATACCGCCGGCGTGAGTCTGCCTCCGGAAGGCGGAGCCTTGATTCGGGTATCTACCCGGACGGTCCGGGGTCGGGACTCCGGGTTCATTACCGCACCCGGCGATGTCGACAAGCTGTTTCACCTGATCGAAATTGATGACAATGGCATTGGTTTCGAGCCGCATCAGGCAGACCGTATTTTTCAGGTGTTTCAGCGGCTGCATAACCGGAGTACGTATCAGGGAACGGGTATCGGGCTGGCAGTTGTTAAAAAAGTGACCGAGAACCACAACGGTTATATTCAGGCGATTGGCCGACCCGGCGACGGCGCAACGATCCGGATTCTGCTGCCGGTCTGA
- the nhaD gene encoding sodium:proton antiporter NhaD, translating into MIATLLILFIAGYLLITLEHVIDVNKTATALITGVLCWTVYAVFHHDAESVSHQLGEHLTGTAEILFFLLGAMTVVELIDAHDGFTLITDRIASRNTRVLLWVISILTFFLSALLDNLTSSIVMVSVARKLVKNNEQRRVVAGMIIVAANAGGAWSPVGDVTTTMLWIGGQVTTMSIMRELLVPSLTALLVPLGILTLQYPAETQVVTTSAKQGISRPYVTPAARRDRRVMLSIGLGGMVFVPIFKTLTHLPPYMGMMLVLGCIWVASEILHSDKDEADRQKYSAAYALSRIDVSSILFFLGILLAVGSLEATGVLRSLAESLSRSVGNLDLIVMLIGLVSAVVDNVPIVAAAMGMYDLQTYPPDHKLWEFLAYCAGTGGSLLLIGSAAGVAVMGMEKLAFGWYLRKISWLALIGYVAGALVYLAEFALAGH; encoded by the coding sequence ATGATTGCCACGCTGCTCATTCTTTTCATTGCCGGTTACCTGCTCATCACCCTCGAACACGTTATTGATGTCAACAAAACGGCAACTGCTCTTATCACGGGCGTTCTCTGCTGGACTGTTTACGCCGTTTTTCACCATGACGCCGAATCCGTAAGCCACCAGCTTGGTGAACACCTGACGGGCACTGCCGAAATTCTGTTTTTCCTGCTGGGCGCTATGACCGTCGTTGAACTGATTGACGCGCACGATGGGTTCACGCTGATTACCGATCGTATTGCCAGCCGGAACACCCGCGTACTACTATGGGTGATTTCAATCCTTACCTTTTTCCTGTCGGCTCTGCTGGACAACCTGACGTCGTCCATTGTGATGGTGTCGGTAGCGCGCAAGCTGGTCAAAAACAACGAGCAACGGCGGGTAGTGGCCGGGATGATCATTGTAGCAGCCAATGCGGGAGGGGCGTGGTCGCCCGTTGGTGATGTTACGACAACCATGCTCTGGATTGGCGGTCAGGTAACTACGATGAGTATCATGCGCGAACTGCTCGTTCCCAGTTTGACAGCGCTGCTCGTTCCCCTTGGGATTTTAACGCTGCAATACCCCGCCGAAACGCAGGTGGTCACAACCTCCGCCAAGCAGGGCATCAGCCGGCCATACGTTACGCCAGCCGCCCGACGCGATCGGCGGGTCATGCTGTCGATTGGTTTGGGCGGGATGGTATTCGTTCCCATTTTTAAAACCCTTACCCATTTGCCGCCTTACATGGGCATGATGCTGGTGCTGGGTTGTATCTGGGTAGCATCGGAAATTTTGCACAGCGACAAGGATGAGGCCGACCGGCAGAAATACTCGGCGGCCTATGCCCTCAGTCGTATCGACGTGTCGAGTATCCTGTTCTTTCTTGGTATCCTGCTGGCCGTTGGGTCGCTGGAAGCAACGGGCGTACTACGTAGCCTGGCCGAGTCGCTGAGCCGGTCGGTGGGAAATCTGGACCTCATTGTCATGTTGATCGGGCTGGTTTCGGCGGTAGTCGACAACGTGCCGATTGTGGCCGCGGCTATGGGCATGTATGATCTGCAAACCTACCCGCCCGACCATAAACTATGGGAGTTTCTGGCCTACTGCGCCGGAACGGGCGGTAGCCTGTTACTGATTGGCTCGGCTGCGGGTGTAGCCGTGATGGGAATGGAGAAACTGGCATTCGGCTGGTATCTCCGCAAAATAAGCTGGCTGGCGCTCATTGGGTACGTGGCTGGTGCACTGGTATATCTGGCCGAGTTTGCGCTGGCGGGTCACTAA
- a CDS encoding PE-PGRS family protein, producing the protein MRVLVFLIGLLGFTACKLDVPSVNLAQFSSDPRVTSVAPGQIDEASGMADSRSQPGNIWIQQDSGSPAELALLGYDGVVKGKIAVPSVENRDWEELAMGPGPRDGVNYLYIGEIGDNNGQYPFCQIYRLPEPTDLQTPITQVERINFRYPDGPRDAEAMFVDPQTKDIYIISKREPNVHLYRLPYPQNINEVTVAQAYGQMPSFGQGLPAYVTGAAISPDGNEIIVRTYSALFYWKRKAGESIADVLQNGSSRQLPYRLEPQGEAVCFDKDNKGYFTISEKASASSVNLYYYARK; encoded by the coding sequence ATGCGTGTTCTCGTTTTCTTAATTGGCTTGCTGGGTTTTACGGCCTGCAAACTTGACGTACCGAGTGTGAACCTCGCTCAATTTTCGTCTGATCCGAGGGTAACGTCAGTAGCGCCCGGTCAGATAGACGAAGCGTCAGGAATGGCGGATAGTCGTAGCCAGCCCGGAAATATCTGGATTCAGCAGGATAGCGGGAGTCCGGCAGAACTGGCCTTGCTGGGCTACGATGGCGTAGTCAAAGGCAAGATTGCCGTACCATCCGTCGAAAACCGGGATTGGGAAGAACTAGCTATGGGGCCGGGTCCCCGGGATGGTGTCAATTACCTGTATATTGGCGAGATTGGTGATAACAATGGCCAGTACCCGTTCTGTCAGATTTATCGGCTGCCCGAGCCGACGGATCTGCAGACCCCCATTACGCAGGTCGAGCGGATCAATTTCCGTTATCCCGATGGCCCCCGTGATGCCGAAGCGATGTTCGTAGACCCGCAAACGAAAGATATCTATATTATCTCGAAGCGGGAGCCTAACGTGCATCTTTACCGGTTGCCATATCCGCAGAACATCAACGAAGTAACCGTTGCGCAGGCTTACGGCCAGATGCCGTCGTTTGGGCAGGGCTTACCCGCCTACGTGACGGGAGCTGCTATCTCGCCCGATGGAAACGAAATTATCGTGCGTACTTATTCGGCTTTGTTCTACTGGAAACGCAAAGCCGGTGAGAGCATTGCCGATGTACTGCAAAACGGTTCCAGTCGTCAGCTGCCCTACCGGTTGGAGCCGCAGGGCGAAGCGGTCTGCTTCGACAAAGACAACAAAGGGTATTTCACCATCAGCGAGAAAGCAAGCGCGTCATCGGTGAACCTGTACTACTACGCCAGAAAATAA
- a CDS encoding cation:proton antiporter: MDSSILIIVLSLSVLISYAFDLFSSRFNTPSVLLLLLLGMITREATNYFNVQVPYVDTILPTLGTLGLILIVLENGLDLELHTEKLSLLRRTLLASLLAIIGATLLMASVLYLLLNDTFYHCLIAALPFSIISSAVAIPGVANVSQLKREFVVYESAFAGILGVMAFNFLLLSRYSIWSAVWMFTRDTLTMALLSLICCFLLLYLIGRINHRIKFLPIISVLFLVYAIAELNHLSSLLLILIFGLFLNNTELFVRGRLSLVLKNDLFEKELEQLKNLTAEGGFVVRTFFFLILGYSIVPRALIDIDAIIVSSLFIALIIAWRWLTLRITFQGRSTPLLWIAPRGLITILLYLNIPQDLRLLGFREGIPVLVVVISSLVMVAGVQRGGQET, from the coding sequence ATGGATTCCTCGATATTAATAATTGTGTTGAGTTTGTCGGTGCTGATCTCTTACGCATTTGACTTATTCAGCAGCCGTTTCAACACACCGTCGGTGCTCCTGCTGTTACTGTTGGGCATGATTACGCGCGAGGCAACAAACTATTTTAACGTTCAGGTACCGTATGTCGACACGATTCTACCAACGCTGGGCACGCTGGGCCTGATCCTGATTGTGCTCGAAAATGGTCTCGATCTGGAACTGCATACCGAGAAACTGAGCCTGCTTCGTCGAACATTACTGGCTTCGCTGCTGGCAATTATTGGGGCTACCCTGCTCATGGCCAGTGTGCTTTACCTGCTGCTAAACGATACGTTCTACCACTGCCTGATTGCTGCTCTGCCGTTCTCGATCATCAGCAGCGCTGTGGCCATTCCAGGCGTCGCGAACGTATCGCAGCTCAAGCGTGAATTTGTGGTCTACGAGTCAGCTTTTGCGGGTATTCTGGGCGTAATGGCATTTAACTTTCTGTTGTTGAGTCGTTACTCAATCTGGAGTGCCGTCTGGATGTTCACCCGCGATACGCTGACGATGGCCCTGCTGTCGCTGATCTGCTGTTTTCTGCTCCTGTACCTGATTGGCCGGATTAATCACCGCATCAAGTTTCTCCCCATCATTTCGGTACTCTTTCTGGTCTACGCCATTGCCGAGTTAAACCATCTGTCATCGCTGCTGCTGATCCTGATCTTCGGCCTCTTTCTGAACAACACCGAACTATTCGTTCGGGGTCGTTTGAGTCTGGTCCTGAAAAATGATCTGTTTGAGAAAGAGCTGGAACAGTTGAAAAACCTGACGGCTGAGGGAGGATTTGTTGTCCGGACGTTCTTTTTCCTCATTCTGGGGTATTCCATCGTACCCCGTGCGTTGATCGACATCGACGCAATCATTGTCAGCTCTCTTTTTATTGCCCTCATTATTGCCTGGCGCTGGCTCACGCTGCGGATTACCTTTCAGGGACGGTCAACACCACTGCTCTGGATTGCACCCCGTGGGCTCATTACCATTTTGCTCTACCTCAACATCCCGCAGGACCTGCGTTTACTCGGCTTTCGCGAAGGGATTCCTGTACTGGTCGTCGTCATTTCCTCCCTCGTCATGGTAGCCGGTGTGCAACGGGGCGGCCAGGAAACGTAA
- a CDS encoding LolA-like protein, protein MKKLFVALLFIPMLTPSVTAQTAPTADEILAKYVTAIGGKDALMAVTDLTTNMSSETERGVIIITRKQKLPNKFSMVINANGMEVMKQTGDGQKVMMGGMQGSQTIEGAAAQQMTLVNTLFPELHYAENGIKTTLVGPEKIDGKDTYKLSHTTADGSATWSDNFDATTGLKVQSVVTSKSPRGEMTTTSVYSDYKATNGIKFPMTIVQQSPRGPMTMSVDNVKINKGLKESDFKTQ, encoded by the coding sequence ATGAAGAAGCTATTCGTAGCCCTGCTGTTCATACCAATGCTTACGCCGTCGGTAACGGCCCAGACCGCCCCCACCGCCGACGAAATTCTTGCCAAGTACGTGACTGCCATTGGTGGGAAAGACGCCCTGATGGCTGTAACGGACCTAACCACAAACATGTCCAGCGAAACGGAGCGGGGTGTTATCATCATTACCCGTAAGCAGAAGCTGCCCAATAAGTTCTCGATGGTCATCAACGCCAATGGGATGGAAGTGATGAAACAAACCGGGGATGGGCAGAAAGTGATGATGGGGGGAATGCAGGGAAGCCAGACTATTGAAGGAGCAGCTGCCCAGCAGATGACTCTGGTCAATACGCTCTTTCCGGAACTTCACTATGCTGAAAACGGAATTAAAACAACGCTCGTAGGACCGGAGAAAATCGACGGAAAAGATACGTACAAGTTAAGCCACACAACGGCGGATGGTTCGGCAACCTGGTCCGACAATTTCGACGCCACGACGGGTTTAAAAGTACAGTCGGTTGTTACCAGCAAATCGCCACGCGGAGAGATGACGACAACGTCGGTCTATTCGGACTACAAAGCCACCAATGGCATCAAATTTCCCATGACGATTGTCCAGCAGTCGCCACGCGGCCCCATGACCATGTCGGTCGACAACGTAAAAATCAACAAGGGCTTAAAAGAATCCGATTTTAAGACGCAGTAG